The Gemmatimonadota bacterium sequence GATTCATGGGTGGCGGCGGCGGAGGGGACCTGGTCCATCATCATCAACTGGTAAAGGCCCATGTGGAGGATCAGGCGTATCCACGGCGTGAGCGACTCCGGTTTGCCGCGCAACAGCCGGGCGAGCGTCCAGTCCAGGCGGCGTCGCCAGCGGATGGTGCCGTACACCAGTTCGGTCGCGAAGGCCCGGTCCCGGGCCGAGTAGGTGTTTCGCCGGAATAGGGCATTGAGGGCGTCCCGCGGCAGCACGTCTCGCGTTTCCGCGCGGTATAGCGCCTTCAACGCGATCTCGCGCACCGGAAGGGCGTTACCGCGCATCGAAGGCGCGTTCTCTCCGGCCTCGGCCGGTGTGTCGTGGTGAAGTCGAACCATGGTCGGGGTTCCGTGCTCAGGACCGGGCCAAGCGGCCGTGCTCGAACGCAGACGGCAGGCGCTAGGGTCCGCCGAGAAGGTCGCCCGCCGCCGGACGGTATCCTCTCACGAATTCCGCGGCTTCGATCCGGCTCCGGCCCTCGGGCTGCACCCGGTCCAGTCTCAATCCGCCTTCTCCGGTCTGCACGCTGACGCCCCGGCGTTCGTCGGCGGAGACGATCTCTCCGGGCAGCCTGCCGCCTTCCCCTTCCAGAGGGACAGGCTGACTCGAAATGATCCGGAGGCGCTGGCCGCGCCAGGTGGTGAAGGCCATGGGAACCGGGTTCAGGCCCCGTATCCTGTTGTGTATTACGCGGGCCGGCAGCTGCCAGTCCAGGCGGCCGTCCTCCCGGGAGATCCTCGGTGCGGGCGTCGCTTCGCCCTGCTGCGCCCGCGGCGTTATGCGGCCGTCCGCCACCCGATCCACCGTGCGCAGGAGCAAGTCCGCGCCGGTGCGGGACAGGCGGTCGTGCAGTTCGCCGGCCGTTTCTTCCGGCCCGATCGGCACGGTCTCCTGGCAGAGAATGTCGCCCGTGTCCACCCGCCTTTCGACCAGGAACGTGGTGACGCCCGTAACCTCGTCCCCGTTCATCACCGCCCACTGGATGGGCGCCGCGCCGCGGTACCGGGGCAGGAGGGAAGGATGCAGGTTGATCGTGCCGGCCGGGGGTATCGCCAGCAGTTCGTCAGGCAGGATGCGGAAGGCCACGACCACGAACAGACCGGCTTCCAGGGACCGAAGGGCGTCCAGGAAACCCGGGTCGCGAAGCTTCTCCGGCTGCCAGACGGGAATGCCGTGCCGCAGGGCGGCTTCCTTCACCGGGGAATGCGCGGTCTTCAGTCCCCGTCCCTTCGGCCGGTCGGGGCCGGTGACAATACCGGCCACCTCGTGTTCCGGCCGGCCGATCAGCGCCTCGAGACTCGGCACCGCGAAGGCGGGCGTACCCATGTAGACCACGCGCATATCAGACCGCCTGACCGCTCTCCTTGAGCTTCCTCAGTTTACCGCGGATGAACTGCTGGCGGAGCTTGCTGAGGTGATCGATGAACAGGACGCCTTCCAGGTGGTCGTACTCGTGGACCAGGACCCGCGCAAGCAGTCCGCTGCCCTCGATCTCGAAGGGGCGCCCGTCCAGGTCCGTTGCCTCGACGCGCACGACCTCGGGCCGGGTCACCTTCTCGAACAGATCGGGAAAACTCAGGCATCCCTCGTCGCCCGTCTGCGCGCCTTCCCGCTTGACGACGCGCGGGTTCACCAGCACCAGGTGTTCCGGTTCGCCCTCCAGGGCCGGCCCCCGGCGGTCCAGGAAGAGTTCCGGTCCGATCGCCCCGAGGTTCACCACGTACATGCGGACGGTCTCGCCGACCTGGGGAGCCGCGAGCCCGATGCCCTCCGCGTCGAACATGGTGTCGACCAGGTCCTCGGCGAGGAGACGCAGCGCCGCGGTCGCATCCCCCACCGGGCGCGCCTTCTCGCGGAGCACCGGGTCGCCGTATATGCGTATGGGTCTGACCGCCATGGCTTTTCCTATTCTTCCTTGCTTCCCTTCTTGCTGCTGATCAAACGGGAAATGGCGCTGCGTTGCAGGTCGATCCGGACGTCGTCGGCGATGCGCACCGTGACCGTGTCCGCCTTCAGTCCGGTAACGACGCCGATGATCCCGCCCTGCGTCACCACCTTGTCCCCGTTCTGCAGGGCGTCCAGCATGGCCTGGTGTTCCCGCTGACGCTTCTGCTGGGGACGGATCAGCAACAGGTAGATGATCGCGAACATCAACAGGATGGGGATCATGGAGATCAGGAAACCCGGTCCGGAAGCGTCTCCGCCGCCGCCGGGGCCCATGGCAAAGGCATCTTGAATCACTGGGGTTGCTCCTTTCTTGCGGTCTCACTGCGATACGCGGTCAGAAACGACCTGCTCCACGGGCCGAAACGGCCTTCCAGGATGGCTTCTCCCATCTCGGAGACCAGGCCGACGTAAAAGTGGATGTTGTGCAGGGTCCCCATTCTCGGACCCAGTATTTCTCCCGCGCGGTAAAGGTGCCGGACGTACGAACGGCTGAAGGTCCGGCAGGCATAACAGGAACAGGATGCATCGATCGGTCCGGCGTCGGCCCTGAAGCGGGCGTTGTAGATATTGATGCGTCCGGAGCGCGTGTAAAGCGCGCCGTTCCGGCCCTCGCGGGTGGGAATGACGCAGTCGAACATGTCGATCCCTCGTCCCACGGCGTCGACGAGGTCTTCCGGCGTCCCGGCGCCCATCAGGTAACGGGGCCGGTCTTCCGGCAGGTGTTCGACGGTGGCGTCGATCAGGGCCGCCATGGCCGGCTTCGGCTCCCCGATCGACATCCCTCCGATGGCGTAGGCGTCGAATCCCCGGTCGACCAGCGACCGCGCGCAGTCGACCCGGAGGTCTTCGTAGACGCTTCCCTGCACGATGCCGAACAGCGCCTGGGGATGCGCCCTCTCTCCCTCCAGTTCGTCGAAACGCTTCCGTGACCGCTCGGCCCATCGCAGCGTCAGCGCGGCGGAATCCTTCGCGTAACCGTAGTCGCAGGGATAGGGCGGACACTCGTCGAGGGGCGCGATGATATCGGCGCCGAGGGCGGTCTCGATTTCCATGACGGACTCCGGCGTGAACAGGTGCCGCGAGCCGTCGATGTGCGATTGGAAGGTCACCCCCTCTTCCTGGATGGACTTGAGGTCCGAGAGGCTGAACACCTGGTAGCCCCCGCTGTCGGTCAACAGGGGCCGCCGCCAGTTCATAAAGCCGTGCAGCCCGCCCATCTCCCGGATCAATGCATGTCCTGGCCGGAGAAACAGGTGGTAGGTGTTGCCGAGTATGATCTGCGCGCCGGCGGCTTCGAGTTCCTCCGGCGTCAGCGTCTTCACCGTCGCCTGGGTCCCCACGGGCATGAACACCGGCGTGCGGATTTCGCCGTGGGGGGTATTCATGCGGCCGGCCCGCGCGTTCGAAGCCAGGTCCCGGGCGAGCAGGTTAAAGTCCAGCGAAGCCATAACGCGGGACCCGCGGTCCTCCTGTCGAATGATCCATGACTATTCCAACGATTTGATGGGGCCCTCGCCGCGGCCCAGGATGAACTGCTGCACCAGCGCGTCGTCGCAGTTCCGGATCTCGTCCGGGGTCCCCACCATGTGAATCACCCCGTCGTGGAGCATGGCGATGCGGTCCGCGATCTTGTACGCGCTGATCATGTCGTGGGTCACCGCGATCGCCGTCACCGACAGCCGCTGGTTCATATCCAGGATCAGGTCGTTGATGATGTCCGCCATGATGGGATCCAGGCCCGTGGTGGGCTCGTCGTAGAGAATGTACTCCGGATTCATGGCGATCGCCCTGGCGAGTCCCACTCTCTTGCGCATGCCGCCCGAAAGCTCCGCCGGCTTCTGTTCCTCCACGTCGGACAGGCCGACCATCTGGAGGCAGGTCCGGACCCGTTCGCCGATCTCCGCCTCGGTCCGGTCGGTGTGTACCTTCAGGGCGATCCCCACGTTCTCGCCCACGGTCATGGAATCGAATAGGGCGCCGCCCTGGAACAGGAAACCGAAGCGCTTGCGGATTTCGTCCAGTTCAGGGCCGTACAGCCTGGTCACGTCCCTGCCGTCCACCAGCAGCGTTCCGCCATCCGGATGCAGCAATCCCGTGATGTGCTTGAGCAGCACGCTCTTGCCGCATCCGCTCCGGCCGATGATGACCATAGTCTCCCCGGACTCGATGGTCAGGTTGACGTCCTTCAGCACCGGTTTCCCGAAGGCTTTTCTCAGGTGTACGATTTCGATCATGAGCGGGTAGAGAACGTAACGCGGGAAGAACGGTCAGCCCGGGTCTTCGTGATAGAGATCCGGGTTCTCGAAACGGGCGAAACGGTCCACGAAGACCAGGTCCACCGTTCCGACGGGACCGTTGCGCTGCTTGCCGATGATGATTTCCGCCTGGTTCTGGTCCTGTTCCTCGTCTTCAGCGTATCGGGCGGGCCGGTAGATGAACAGCACCACGTCGGCGTCCTGCTCGATCGCGCCCGATTCCCTTAAGTCCGACAGCTGCGGCCGGCCGTCCCCGCCGCGGATCTCCACCGCCCTCGAAAGCTGCGACAGCGCGACGATCGGAACGTCCAGCTCCTTGGCCAGGGCCTTCAGGTTCCGGGAGATGGCGGAGATCTCCTGTTGCCTGTTCTCCGCGTCGCTCGGGCCCCGCATAAGCTGCATGTAGTCGACGGCCAGCAGGCCGATGTCGTCATGCTCGGACATCAGCCTGCGCGCCCGGGAACGCATTTCGGTGACCGACAACGCCGGGGTCTCGTCGATGTATACCGGCGCGGTGGCTAGGGCCCCCACCGCGATGCTCAGGTTCGACCACGCGTCTCCCGGCAGCCGGCCGGTGCGCATCAGGTGGGAATCCACCCGGGCTTCGCTGCACAGCATCCGC is a genomic window containing:
- a CDS encoding methionyl-tRNA formyltransferase, which produces MRVVYMGTPAFAVPSLEALIGRPEHEVAGIVTGPDRPKGRGLKTAHSPVKEAALRHGIPVWQPEKLRDPGFLDALRSLEAGLFVVVAFRILPDELLAIPPAGTINLHPSLLPRYRGAAPIQWAVMNGDEVTGVTTFLVERRVDTGDILCQETVPIGPEETAGELHDRLSRTGADLLLRTVDRVADGRITPRAQQGEATPAPRISREDGRLDWQLPARVIHNRIRGLNPVPMAFTTWRGQRLRIISSQPVPLEGEGGRLPGEIVSADERRGVSVQTGEGGLRLDRVQPEGRSRIEAAEFVRGYRPAAGDLLGGP
- the yajC gene encoding preprotein translocase subunit YajC, coding for MGPGGGGDASGPGFLISMIPILLMFAIIYLLLIRPQQKRQREHQAMLDALQNGDKVVTQGGIIGVVTGLKADTVTVRIADDVRIDLQRSAISRLISSKKGSKEE
- the tgt gene encoding tRNA guanosine(34) transglycosylase Tgt, which encodes MASLDFNLLARDLASNARAGRMNTPHGEIRTPVFMPVGTQATVKTLTPEELEAAGAQIILGNTYHLFLRPGHALIREMGGLHGFMNWRRPLLTDSGGYQVFSLSDLKSIQEEGVTFQSHIDGSRHLFTPESVMEIETALGADIIAPLDECPPYPCDYGYAKDSAALTLRWAERSRKRFDELEGERAHPQALFGIVQGSVYEDLRVDCARSLVDRGFDAYAIGGMSIGEPKPAMAALIDATVEHLPEDRPRYLMGAGTPEDLVDAVGRGIDMFDCVIPTREGRNGALYTRSGRINIYNARFRADAGPIDASCSCYACRTFSRSYVRHLYRAGEILGPRMGTLHNIHFYVGLVSEMGEAILEGRFGPWSRSFLTAYRSETARKEQPQ
- a CDS encoding ABC transporter ATP-binding protein, whose protein sequence is MIEIVHLRKAFGKPVLKDVNLTIESGETMVIIGRSGCGKSVLLKHITGLLHPDGGTLLVDGRDVTRLYGPELDEIRKRFGFLFQGGALFDSMTVGENVGIALKVHTDRTEAEIGERVRTCLQMVGLSDVEEQKPAELSGGMRKRVGLARAIAMNPEYILYDEPTTGLDPIMADIINDLILDMNQRLSVTAIAVTHDMISAYKIADRIAMLHDGVIHMVGTPDEIRNCDDALVQQFILGRGEGPIKSLE
- the def gene encoding peptide deformylase, which gives rise to MAVRPIRIYGDPVLREKARPVGDATAALRLLAEDLVDTMFDAEGIGLAAPQVGETVRMYVVNLGAIGPELFLDRRGPALEGEPEHLVLVNPRVVKREGAQTGDEGCLSFPDLFEKVTRPEVVRVEATDLDGRPFEIEGSGLLARVLVHEYDHLEGVLFIDHLSKLRQQFIRGKLRKLKESGQAV